The following proteins are encoded in a genomic region of Myxococcales bacterium:
- a CDS encoding RNA polymerase sigma factor gives MELAIDDNSWLSLAGPEDDGDPAEGAPDAPLRRLLERALRGSSDARNELFAAVAPRVVAVVRSTLAPGGTSDVEDVAQEALIRLNRALPNYRGECSVMYFATRVAVNTTTDFLRRKIARRKYEAAAAPRQDDLQEMPRPGESLAHRSRLRFLLETLSEAQAETLLYVALGHSVQEIAQVMSVPTETVRSRLRLARRAVRLKIESDPASKELFGGEHE, from the coding sequence GTGGAGTTGGCAATCGACGACAACAGTTGGCTCTCGCTCGCCGGGCCGGAGGACGACGGGGATCCGGCCGAGGGGGCCCCGGACGCGCCCCTGCGCCGGCTCCTCGAACGCGCCCTGCGTGGGTCGTCGGATGCCAGAAACGAGCTGTTCGCGGCCGTGGCCCCGAGGGTCGTCGCCGTGGTGCGAAGCACGCTGGCGCCGGGGGGAACCTCCGACGTGGAGGACGTGGCCCAGGAAGCCTTGATCCGCCTCAACCGGGCGCTACCGAACTACCGCGGCGAGTGCTCCGTGATGTATTTCGCGACCCGCGTGGCGGTGAACACCACGACCGATTTCCTTCGGCGCAAGATCGCCCGGCGCAAGTACGAGGCGGCAGCGGCGCCCCGGCAAGACGATCTGCAGGAGATGCCGCGCCCGGGCGAGTCGCTCGCGCACCGCTCCCGCCTGCGCTTTCTCCTGGAAACGCTGTCCGAAGCCCAGGCGGAAACGCTGCTCTACGTGGCGCTTGGCCACTCGGTGCAGGAGATCGCCCAGGTCATGAGCGTTCCTACCGAAACCGTTCGTTCGCGGCTCCGTTTGGCCCGCCGGGCAGTCCGCCTGAAGATAGAATCCGATCCTGCTAGCAAAGAGCTTTTTGGGGGAGAGCATGAGTGA
- a CDS encoding LamG domain-containing protein, translating to MSSVYGTRGSSFTSSLPLAAALVLGGLLPPAACTSTSEGSDEGGPGDAQAGAGGGTSSGGRAGGATGASSGGASSGGTTGGSAGTGSGGNAGSAPVSAGAWPTGWSKRRSAKPTLDALANAWEGGLPLLVSVAVEGSEGIQAPADAGKLRVLDKNGQPVPYELDSVRNGKALVWIRFPTPDTAVWIYTAPTAAAPAAPDPADVWGDEDSVWHLEASGLESGPRAHDGLADPEGPGVAFAEGFIGNGFVGDSSKKANLGLARGEAADGRLLSGVKGFTISAWVKATDLALLGDKPFDRAILSVGTDATDSNYNHASGVLAIGLAKSNDAGGKVVVGARPRGDMETVTSEGAVPQNQWTHVAGVVDMKSKQGRLFINGEAASAWLSMGDLELDAFPADHKAKSTHIGASAGGQYGYFDGVLDEIRLSRVMRSDAYLKAVFANMRDPQATISVGPVESNNGEGP from the coding sequence ATGTCATCCGTGTACGGCACGCGTGGTTCTTCATTCACGAGTTCGCTCCCGCTTGCAGCGGCCTTGGTGCTGGGGGGGCTGCTGCCGCCTGCGGCCTGCACCTCGACAAGCGAGGGGAGCGACGAAGGCGGACCCGGGGACGCGCAGGCCGGGGCGGGGGGCGGGACCTCCTCAGGCGGTCGCGCCGGGGGTGCCACCGGCGCATCTTCGGGCGGTGCCTCGTCCGGGGGCACCACCGGCGGCAGCGCGGGCACCGGTTCGGGCGGGAACGCAGGAAGCGCCCCTGTCTCCGCCGGGGCGTGGCCCACGGGGTGGTCGAAGCGGCGCAGCGCAAAGCCCACCCTCGACGCCCTGGCGAACGCCTGGGAGGGCGGATTGCCGCTGCTCGTCAGTGTTGCCGTCGAAGGCTCCGAGGGCATTCAAGCGCCGGCGGATGCGGGCAAGCTCCGCGTGCTCGACAAAAACGGACAGCCCGTCCCCTACGAGCTCGACAGCGTGAGAAACGGCAAGGCTCTGGTCTGGATTCGCTTCCCGACCCCGGACACTGCGGTGTGGATTTACACGGCCCCCACCGCGGCGGCGCCCGCGGCGCCCGACCCGGCGGACGTCTGGGGCGACGAAGACAGCGTGTGGCACCTCGAGGCGTCCGGGCTCGAGTCGGGACCTCGTGCGCATGACGGCCTTGCCGATCCCGAGGGACCGGGTGTTGCGTTCGCCGAAGGCTTCATCGGAAACGGCTTCGTCGGAGATTCGTCAAAGAAAGCCAACCTCGGCCTCGCGCGCGGCGAGGCCGCCGATGGGCGCCTGCTCTCGGGGGTCAAGGGCTTTACGATCTCGGCCTGGGTGAAGGCGACCGACCTCGCGTTGCTGGGCGACAAACCATTCGACCGCGCAATCCTCTCGGTGGGCACCGACGCCACCGACTCGAACTACAACCATGCCTCGGGCGTACTGGCCATCGGGCTCGCCAAGAGCAACGACGCCGGCGGCAAGGTGGTCGTGGGTGCTCGGCCCAGGGGAGACATGGAAACCGTGACCTCGGAAGGCGCCGTACCCCAAAACCAGTGGACGCACGTCGCAGGGGTGGTCGACATGAAGAGCAAACAGGGGCGCCTCTTCATCAATGGCGAAGCCGCCAGCGCCTGGTTGTCGATGGGCGATCTCGAACTCGACGCCTTCCCAGCCGATCACAAGGCGAAGTCGACCCACATCGGCGCCAGTGCCGGAGGACAGTACGGCTATTTCGACGGTGTGCTCGACGAGATCCGTCTGTCGCGGGTCATGCGCAGCGACGCGTATCTGAAAGCAGTGTTCGCGAACATGCGCGACCCTCAGGCGACGATCTCGGTAGGGCCCGTCGAAAGCAACAACGGCGAGGGTCCGTGA